AGCtagtttatataaatataactataatCGAACCATTAGTTTTTCATTCAACCAATGTTGAACTCTGATCAGGGAATGCTTCCACATATTTTTTATCGTGTTCATATATACAGCTTAACTTTGGataattattaaaaatatatagTAATTATAGCAATTTTTCCTATAAAAATATGAAGAACATGAGACAATTTTGGTCCATCTTGCTCTAATCGCCCCTTTCCATATTCTTAGCCTTGTTTATACTATGCAAAATTAAGCATATTTGTTACTCAAGCCGAATTCCGTCCACATCCTTCCCTCAAAAACTCTAATGGCATATGATAGTAACACATTGTTAACAGAAGTATATATTGTTCTTCTTTTTATCGCGTCTGGGGCTTTAGTGCTTGTGTTATATAACTGCATCTCGATGATTGCATGGGGCCTGGATCGTCGTAGGAGACAACAAGGCCTCGTAGAGACAGGGCGGCAAGAAACTGAGGTGAAAGTTGATGATTATGTGGTTGGGCACATCCCAACCCACAAACACATGAAGGTCGCGGGCT
This genomic stretch from Helianthus annuus cultivar XRQ/B chromosome 8, HanXRQr2.0-SUNRISE, whole genome shotgun sequence harbors:
- the LOC110869828 gene encoding RING-H2 finger protein ATL51, translating into MAYDSNTLLTEVYIVLLFIASGALVLVLYNCISMIAWGLDRRRRQQGLVETGRQETEVKVDDYVVGHIPTHKHMKVAGSEEDEHVCAVCLSEFEEGEELRTLPKCMHSFHVPCIDMWLCSHRSCPICRVDATIVAPPSVDIMCVVDP